A window of Tautonia plasticadhaerens contains these coding sequences:
- a CDS encoding DUF1559 domain-containing protein — translation MRIKRFRGGFTLIELLVVIAIIGALVALLLPAVQAAREAARRMQCANNLKQIGLALHTYHDAHGRFPPGRLRGMIDGHGRCFSAYAQILPQLDQVNASNAINFDLSPDNGPTGSSVPENTTIMNLTLAALLCPSDEFEKLQGESGVHNYPLNSGTTYPLSPRNPGGVPVTGIFYENSSVSIADVRDGTSQTVCIGETVKATLGGPSTWDGASPTNGFVLTRGNDNRANGPELTDREAQCTGPGLALQQTRGSRWVYGAPGHSMYNHLRPPNDRRVDCRGGLPHSNRNNHWWDRLSLDVAARSLHPGGVNALHCDGSVRFVRETVSAGVWLAIGSRAGGEVVSDDAL, via the coding sequence ATGCGGATCAAGCGATTCCGGGGCGGGTTCACGCTGATCGAACTCCTGGTGGTCATCGCGATCATCGGGGCCCTGGTCGCCTTGCTCCTCCCGGCGGTGCAGGCCGCGCGGGAGGCGGCCCGACGGATGCAGTGCGCGAACAACCTGAAGCAGATCGGCCTGGCGCTGCACACCTACCATGATGCGCACGGCCGGTTCCCGCCGGGACGTTTGCGGGGGATGATCGACGGCCACGGCCGATGCTTCTCGGCCTACGCCCAGATCCTCCCGCAGCTCGACCAGGTCAACGCGTCGAACGCGATCAATTTCGACCTGAGTCCGGACAACGGGCCGACCGGCTCGTCGGTCCCCGAGAACACGACGATCATGAACCTGACGCTGGCCGCCCTGCTCTGCCCCAGCGACGAATTCGAGAAGCTCCAGGGTGAGAGCGGCGTCCACAACTACCCGCTGAACTCCGGCACGACCTACCCCCTCTCCCCGAGGAACCCGGGAGGGGTCCCCGTGACCGGGATCTTCTATGAGAACTCGTCCGTCTCGATCGCCGACGTCCGGGACGGGACGAGCCAGACGGTCTGCATCGGGGAGACGGTGAAGGCCACGCTCGGCGGGCCCTCGACCTGGGACGGCGCAAGCCCCACCAACGGGTTCGTGCTGACACGGGGCAACGACAACCGGGCGAATGGCCCGGAGCTGACCGATCGCGAGGCGCAGTGCACCGGGCCGGGGCTCGCCCTGCAGCAGACCCGGGGGAGCCGGTGGGTTTACGGCGCCCCGGGCCATAGCATGTACAACCACCTCCGGCCGCCCAACGACCGCCGGGTCGACTGCCGGGGGGGCCTGCCGCACAGCAACCGGAACAACCACTGGTGGGACCGGCTCTCGCTCGACGTCGCCGCCCGGAGCCTGCACCCCGGCGGCGTCAACGCGCTGCACTGCGACGGGAGCGTCCGATTCGTGAGAGAGACCGTCTCGGCCGGGGTCTGGCTCGCGATCGGCAGCCGGGCGGGGGGCGAGGTCGTCTCGGACGACGCCTTGTAG
- a CDS encoding substrate-binding domain-containing protein has protein sequence MSDLGAMHNRVKARRRERGWSQEELSRRAGISRAAVSAVETGRLVPSVLAAIGLAEALGASVEELFGRARPAGEDPSWAWPATTDPCRFWRAEVGGRIRLYPAEPTPGGVVAHDGVARGGAAEVDGGREPGETLVLACCDPAAGLLAAEYEKATGFRLLVLPRSSGRALELLREGLVHAAGLHLSTPEDPDGNARAVSDRLGEAWGLLGVARWEEGLAVAGGVPGRSVRSILQADLCWVGRESGSGARKCLDRLRAGRPEPGRVAFDHRGVADAIRFGWAEAGVCLRLAAEEAGLRVLGIQVEAYELCVPVRLERDPRLQALIRVVRSAPYRRALAALPGYDPSGAGEWRRVEAGAAAPVEGESGRPGPSG, from the coding sequence ATGTCGGATCTCGGTGCGATGCACAACCGGGTCAAGGCCAGGCGCCGGGAACGGGGCTGGTCCCAGGAGGAGCTGTCCCGGAGGGCCGGCATCTCCCGGGCGGCCGTCAGCGCGGTGGAGACGGGCCGACTGGTCCCCTCGGTCTTGGCGGCGATCGGGCTGGCCGAGGCGCTCGGGGCCTCGGTGGAAGAACTCTTCGGCCGGGCCCGGCCTGCCGGGGAGGACCCTTCCTGGGCATGGCCGGCGACGACGGATCCCTGCCGATTCTGGAGGGCCGAGGTCGGCGGCCGGATCCGGCTCTACCCGGCCGAGCCGACCCCGGGGGGGGTGGTCGCCCACGACGGCGTGGCCCGGGGGGGGGCCGCCGAGGTCGACGGCGGTCGGGAGCCCGGCGAGACCCTCGTGCTCGCCTGCTGCGACCCCGCGGCGGGCCTGCTCGCGGCCGAGTACGAGAAGGCGACCGGATTCCGGCTGCTCGTACTACCCCGTTCCAGCGGCCGGGCCCTGGAACTGCTCCGGGAGGGGCTCGTCCACGCGGCGGGGCTACACCTGTCGACCCCCGAGGACCCCGACGGCAATGCCCGGGCCGTCTCCGATCGACTCGGCGAGGCCTGGGGCCTGCTCGGGGTCGCCCGATGGGAGGAGGGCCTGGCGGTGGCCGGGGGTGTCCCGGGCCGATCGGTCCGGTCGATCCTGCAGGCGGACCTGTGCTGGGTCGGGCGGGAGTCCGGCTCCGGCGCCCGCAAGTGCCTCGACCGGCTCCGGGCCGGCCGACCCGAACCGGGGCGGGTCGCCTTCGACCACCGGGGAGTCGCCGACGCGATCCGATTCGGCTGGGCCGAGGCCGGCGTCTGCCTCCGCCTCGCCGCCGAGGAGGCCGGCCTCCGGGTCCTCGGGATCCAGGTCGAAGCGTACGAGCTCTGCGTCCCGGTCCGGCTCGAACGCGATCCTCGCCTCCAGGCGTTGATCCGGGTCGTCCGCTCCGCCCCCTATCGCCGGGCGCTGGCCGCCCTTCCGGGGTACGACCCCTCGGGGGCGGGGGAATGGCGACGCGTGGAGGCGGGCGCCGCGGCCCCGGTCGAGGGGGAATCCGGTCGACCGGGACCATCGGGCTGA